In a single window of the Acidobacteriota bacterium genome:
- the aroC gene encoding chorismate synthase, with translation MQFKFTTAGESHGKALIAIVEGVPYGLAIDKAVINNELRRRQHGYGRGGRMKIESDTVEILSGVRHGSSIGSPIALMIENRDFVHWQDVMNVEPPENEPANPRVVTRPRPGHADLAGGQKFGALDLRDILERASARETAARVAAGAVAKQLLAAFGIEILSHVIKLGSVQAVPLWRPWEEITAIPDDSPLRCADATSELEMKRLIDEAKADGDTLGGVFEVAVCGVPAGLGSHTSWEKKLDGRLARALMSVQAVKAVEIGEGVANSGRRGSEAHDEIFLSEPPAVAGGLTKSFTRNTNRAGGIEGGITNGEEIRLRGYMKPISTLRKPLASVDIKSKEPSEAAFERSDITAVPAAGVIAEAMTAVVLADEMRRKFGGDSIDEMRRNYDAYLAQLDEY, from the coding sequence GTGCAGTTCAAATTCACCACCGCCGGCGAATCTCACGGCAAGGCACTCATCGCCATTGTCGAAGGCGTTCCATATGGCCTCGCGATCGACAAGGCCGTCATCAACAACGAGTTGAGACGCCGCCAACACGGTTACGGCCGCGGCGGACGCATGAAGATCGAATCCGACACCGTCGAGATATTGTCCGGCGTGCGTCACGGCAGTTCCATCGGGTCGCCGATCGCTCTCATGATAGAGAATCGCGATTTCGTGCATTGGCAGGACGTTATGAATGTTGAGCCACCGGAGAACGAGCCGGCGAATCCCCGCGTCGTTACGCGGCCGCGGCCCGGTCACGCCGATCTGGCCGGCGGGCAGAAATTTGGTGCCCTTGACCTCCGCGATATTCTAGAACGTGCGTCCGCGCGCGAGACGGCTGCCCGTGTCGCCGCCGGAGCCGTCGCGAAACAGCTTCTCGCAGCGTTCGGCATCGAGATCCTCAGCCACGTGATCAAGCTCGGCAGCGTGCAGGCAGTTCCGCTCTGGCGGCCGTGGGAGGAGATCACCGCGATTCCCGACGACTCACCGCTTCGTTGTGCCGACGCTACAAGCGAATTGGAAATGAAACGTCTGATAGACGAAGCGAAGGCCGACGGCGACACGCTGGGCGGCGTTTTCGAGGTCGCGGTCTGCGGCGTGCCTGCGGGCCTCGGTTCGCACACCTCTTGGGAAAAAAAGCTCGACGGCCGCCTCGCTCGTGCGTTGATGAGCGTTCAGGCCGTGAAAGCTGTAGAGATCGGCGAAGGCGTTGCAAACTCCGGCCGCCGCGGTTCCGAGGCACACGATGAGATCTTCTTGTCAGAGCCACCTGCGGTAGCGGGTGGTTTGACTAAATCTTTCACAAGAAACACCAACCGTGCCGGCGGCATTGAGGGAGGAATAACAAACGGCGAGGAGATCCGCCTCCGCGGTTATATGAAGCCTATATCCACGCTGCGAAAGCCGCTCGCGTCAGTCGATATCAAATCAAAGGAGCCGTCCGAGGCCGCATTCGAGCGTTCGGACATAACAGCCGTGCCGGCAGCGGGCGTGATCGCGGAAGCGATGACGGCGGTCGTGCTGGCGGACGAGATGCGGCGTAAATTCGGCGGCGATTCCATCGACGAGATGCGGAGGAATTACGACGCCTATCTCGCTCAGCTCGACGAATATTGA
- a CDS encoding EamA family transporter → MPERRGLIVFVWVVLAVIWSTTWIFIKIGLEDLPPLAFASSRFIVSGLVLFALIRFYSIPLPRTREHWKLIAITGVLQFSVNYSLVFWGEQYITSGLAAVLQAMITVFGLVLARIFLPSEKLTFQKAIAVVIGIIGVGVIFRDQLRVENWMAFAGCAAIVVGSYAAAQGSILVKARGAGIHPASLVFSQMICGLPPVLIYSFAVEGSPVSHNWTRRAVICVLYLSILGTVTAFWLYYWMLSRIESTKAMMISLVTPLLAVVIGWAVLGETLPPQTGIGGLLIVGAVGLIIFRRKEKSFTTEDTEGSSDE, encoded by the coding sequence ATGCCTGAACGCCGCGGCCTCATTGTTTTCGTGTGGGTGGTGCTGGCCGTCATTTGGAGCACGACGTGGATCTTCATCAAGATCGGCCTCGAAGACCTGCCGCCGCTCGCCTTTGCATCGTCGCGGTTCATAGTTTCGGGCCTCGTTCTGTTCGCACTTATTCGCTTCTACTCCATTCCGCTGCCGCGAACGCGTGAACACTGGAAGCTCATCGCGATCACAGGCGTTCTGCAGTTTTCGGTCAACTACAGCCTTGTCTTTTGGGGCGAGCAATATATCACGTCGGGCCTCGCCGCCGTGCTGCAGGCGATGATAACCGTGTTCGGGCTCGTGCTCGCACGGATTTTTCTGCCCAGTGAAAAGCTGACCTTTCAGAAGGCAATTGCGGTCGTGATCGGAATCATCGGTGTAGGCGTGATCTTCCGCGATCAGCTTCGCGTTGAGAATTGGATGGCGTTCGCGGGATGTGCAGCGATAGTCGTCGGCTCATATGCTGCGGCACAGGGCTCCATACTCGTCAAAGCTCGCGGTGCGGGCATTCACCCTGCGTCGCTTGTTTTCAGCCAAATGATCTGCGGTCTTCCGCCGGTGTTGATCTACAGCTTCGCGGTCGAAGGCTCGCCCGTGTCGCACAATTGGACGCGGCGTGCGGTCATCTGCGTGCTGTACCTGAGCATTTTGGGCACGGTCACGGCGTTCTGGCTCTATTATTGGATGCTCAGCCGTATCGAATCTACAAAAGCGATGATGATATCGCTCGTCACGCCGCTGCTCGCGGTCGTGATCGGATGGGCGGTGCTCGGCGAAACTCTGCCGCCGCAAACAGGCATCGGCGGCCTGCTCATCGTCGGCGCCGTCGGTCTGATAATTTTCAGACGGAAAGAAAAGTCGTTCACTACAGAGGACACAGAGGGATCAAGTGATGAGTGA
- the rsmD gene encoding 16S rRNA (guanine(966)-N(2))-methyltransferase RsmD: MRVIGGKYGGRILKTPADNKIRPTSDRLRETLFNIIAPLIDDETRFLDLCAGTGAVGIEAISRGVGFVTFVDRSKRSCALIEENLDKLAVPESQTEVVGFSAENFAGREHPLGWDIVYFDPPYDSDYMPVMLEFGGRPELLLEGGVVIVEHHTKTPMRETIGNLRRWRLLKQGETTLSFYENA, translated from the coding sequence ATGCGTGTGATCGGCGGAAAATATGGCGGACGTATCCTCAAAACTCCGGCTGACAACAAGATCCGCCCAACGTCCGATCGTCTTCGCGAGACGCTTTTCAATATCATCGCACCGCTGATAGACGACGAGACGCGCTTCCTCGACCTGTGTGCGGGAACGGGCGCCGTTGGGATCGAGGCCATTTCACGCGGCGTTGGTTTTGTAACATTCGTCGATCGATCAAAGCGTTCGTGTGCTCTGATCGAGGAGAATTTAGACAAACTTGCCGTTCCCGAATCGCAAACTGAGGTCGTCGGTTTTTCGGCTGAGAATTTCGCCGGCCGCGAACATCCGCTCGGCTGGGATATCGTCTATTTCGATCCGCCGTATGACAGCGACTATATGCCCGTAATGCTGGAATTCGGCGGCCGGCCGGAACTATTGCTCGAAGGCGGAGTCGTCATCGTAGAGCATCATACTAAAACGCCGATGCGAGAGACTATCGGAAATTTGCGCCGCTGGCGGCTCTTGAAACAAGGCGAAACGACGCTCTCATTTTACGAAAATGCCTGA